The Lewinellaceae bacterium genome has a segment encoding these proteins:
- a CDS encoding SAM-dependent methyltransferase, giving the protein MKGKLYLFPVPLGEDDNALHTILPYAMEIMHRLDFFIAERARTARRFIKRTGPQRPISDLTVFELDKHDPAKGLAEFMKPALEGNDIGLLSEAGCPGVADPGARVVKMAHEKGIQVVPLVGPSSLLLALMASGMNGQSFCFHGYLPNKGNELSRELKRLETISAKFNQTQLFIETPYRNAAMMDALLNTLGAATHLAVAVNLTLPEEQILSMTVAEWQKMKLPDWHKQPAVFLLYAGKL; this is encoded by the coding sequence ATGAAAGGAAAGCTCTACCTTTTTCCTGTTCCTTTGGGCGAAGACGACAACGCCCTTCATACCATCCTGCCCTATGCCATGGAAATCATGCACCGGCTGGATTTTTTTATTGCAGAACGTGCCAGGACGGCACGCCGCTTTATCAAGCGTACCGGACCGCAACGACCCATCAGTGACCTGACGGTCTTTGAGCTCGATAAACACGATCCTGCCAAAGGACTTGCCGAATTTATGAAGCCTGCATTGGAAGGCAATGACATCGGGTTGCTCTCCGAGGCAGGCTGCCCCGGCGTGGCGGATCCCGGCGCACGGGTGGTGAAAATGGCACATGAAAAAGGCATCCAGGTGGTGCCGCTGGTAGGACCTTCTTCGCTTTTGCTGGCCCTCATGGCTTCGGGGATGAACGGTCAATCCTTTTGCTTCCACGGTTACCTGCCCAATAAAGGCAACGAACTATCCCGTGAGCTCAAACGGCTGGAAACGATATCCGCCAAGTTCAATCAAACCCAGCTGTTTATCGAAACACCTTACAGAAATGCGGCTATGATGGATGCTTTGCTTAATACGCTAGGGGCAGCGACCCACCTGGCCGTCGCGGTCAACCTGACCCTGCCGGAAGAACAGATCCTGTCGATGACCGTCGCCGAATGGCAAAAAATGAAATTGCCCGACTGGCATAAACAACCGGCTGTTTTTCTTCTGTACGCAGGAAAGTTGTAG
- a CDS encoding segregation/condensation protein A, with the protein MDTSYTIKLPQFEGPFDLLLFFIERDELDIQDIPIAKVTDDFLEYIRHMERMNIDLASEFILVAATLCRIKAKMLIPRKPVDDEGNEIDPREELIMRLLEYKRYKSVLDEMRQLEEARSKQTIRGNVSRELKSIATKALVDSELESLNLFKLLKAFERVVQRFDDTHPRTVHQIIRFDYTIEDQQTMILSKVKNGKKANFKNIFGACRNRIHAIITFLSLLELLNSEAVSMIVGEGFNNFWLIESIPDPDAETVSEPKENPEGETAVPESDNQDA; encoded by the coding sequence ATGGATACTTCCTATACCATAAAGCTGCCGCAATTTGAAGGCCCCTTCGACCTGCTGCTATTTTTTATCGAACGTGATGAGCTCGATATCCAGGATATTCCCATTGCCAAAGTAACGGATGACTTCCTGGAGTATATCCGCCACATGGAACGCATGAATATCGACCTGGCCAGTGAGTTCATTCTCGTTGCAGCCACCCTTTGCCGGATCAAAGCCAAGATGCTGATCCCCCGCAAACCAGTGGACGATGAGGGCAACGAAATCGACCCGAGGGAAGAACTCATTATGAGGCTGCTGGAGTACAAACGCTACAAAAGCGTACTGGATGAAATGCGCCAACTGGAAGAGGCCCGCTCCAAACAAACCATAAGAGGCAACGTCTCCAGGGAACTCAAAAGCATCGCCACGAAGGCGCTGGTGGATTCTGAACTGGAATCACTCAACCTCTTTAAATTACTAAAAGCATTTGAGCGGGTCGTGCAACGGTTTGATGACACGCACCCGAGAACGGTCCACCAGATCATCCGCTTTGACTATACCATTGAGGACCAACAGACGATGATTCTTTCTAAGGTAAAAAACGGAAAAAAAGCCAATTTTAAAAACATTTTCGGGGCATGTAGAAACCGCATCCATGCCATCATCACCTTCCTGTCCCTGCTCGAATTATTGAATTCCGAGGCCGTCTCCATGATCGTGGGGGAAGGCTTCAACAACTTCTGGCTCATAGAATCGATACCCGATCCTGATGCTGAAACCGTATCCGAACCAAAGGAAAATCCGGAGGGCGAGACCGCTGTGCCGGAATCTGACAACCAGGATGCTTAA
- a CDS encoding patatin-like phospholipase family protein, translating into MSDQKIYSIGLTMAGAVSAGAYTAGVLDYLLEVLDNWEKAKINGEKDVPGDYKVQIEVMSGASAGSIAAGLTTFSLMEMANPKNKGNDDCRNFMLYDTWVNQIDDGEANNTIEKLLDVSDISRGQPVNSLFNSRVIDQIAQKSVDKTPSGTAFPGYVGKDMDVIMTVTNLNGLDFHVDFESYQGTIPSRMTMHNGFFRFRFDTKDEEANASYLNLDLSKRIHRQAFANSAKASSAFPLGFKARRMTLNSKFVKQYANSVFPEKFRSNIKVDDSVNQARTYDFVAVDGGMVNNEPFGFAYRNIKEKLAQRPPDSQNDFAILMIDPFPSPPVKRSEQDNRTDLLSIIPKLIATLQNQVLFRQEDLLDALSDISTSRFLIDPVRWQNGKIARHPIACGALGGMAGFFDKAFRQHDFELGRKNAQEFLHYNFAEREDINHFIHDGWTEEMKNRFRFFKKDKKGNRIAFLPILPDVNLLNAEQKIFKVPPKPLPEFPRFDPDRFNTITPLIKKRLKKIIEILVHNRLKKGFGNGVIFRTIFFVFRFIGPQILAGRVTRIIEDEIRKEFVAYGLLGE; encoded by the coding sequence ATGTCTGATCAAAAAATTTACAGCATTGGTTTAACCATGGCCGGAGCCGTTTCCGCGGGCGCTTATACTGCGGGCGTCCTCGATTATCTGCTGGAGGTGCTCGACAATTGGGAAAAAGCCAAAATCAATGGTGAAAAGGACGTGCCCGGCGATTACAAAGTGCAGATCGAGGTCATGAGCGGGGCCTCTGCCGGATCCATTGCGGCCGGATTGACAACATTTTCCCTGATGGAAATGGCTAACCCGAAAAACAAAGGAAATGATGACTGTCGAAATTTTATGCTTTATGATACCTGGGTAAACCAGATAGATGACGGGGAGGCGAATAATACCATAGAGAAGTTACTCGATGTTTCAGATATTTCCAGAGGTCAGCCTGTTAATTCCTTGTTCAATAGCCGGGTGATTGACCAAATTGCTCAAAAATCCGTTGACAAAACGCCTTCAGGAACAGCTTTCCCAGGATATGTAGGAAAGGATATGGATGTGATCATGACGGTAACCAACCTGAACGGGTTGGATTTTCATGTAGATTTTGAATCTTACCAGGGTACCATTCCTTCTCGTATGACCATGCACAATGGCTTTTTCCGTTTCAGGTTTGACACGAAGGACGAGGAGGCCAATGCTTCTTACCTGAACCTCGATCTGAGCAAAAGAATACACCGACAGGCATTCGCCAATTCGGCCAAGGCTTCTTCTGCATTCCCACTCGGCTTTAAAGCTCGTCGAATGACATTGAATAGCAAATTCGTTAAACAATATGCCAATTCGGTTTTTCCGGAAAAATTTCGATCAAATATTAAAGTGGATGATTCAGTGAACCAGGCCAGGACTTACGATTTTGTTGCGGTTGACGGTGGGATGGTCAATAATGAGCCCTTTGGATTTGCCTACCGAAACATTAAGGAAAAGCTGGCTCAAAGACCACCGGACAGTCAGAATGATTTTGCTATTTTGATGATCGATCCTTTTCCCAGTCCACCCGTTAAGCGCAGCGAACAGGACAACCGAACGGATCTGTTGAGCATCATTCCCAAGCTTATCGCTACACTGCAGAATCAGGTGCTTTTCCGGCAGGAAGACCTGTTGGATGCTTTGTCTGACATCAGTACCAGCCGTTTTTTAATTGATCCGGTCAGGTGGCAAAACGGAAAAATCGCCCGCCATCCTATTGCTTGTGGTGCTTTGGGAGGGATGGCCGGGTTTTTTGATAAAGCTTTCAGGCAGCACGATTTTGAGTTGGGCCGAAAAAATGCCCAGGAATTTTTGCACTATAATTTTGCTGAGCGCGAAGACATCAATCATTTTATCCACGATGGGTGGACAGAAGAGATGAAAAACAGGTTCAGGTTTTTCAAAAAAGACAAAAAGGGCAACCGGATTGCTTTCCTGCCCATCCTGCCCGATGTCAATTTGTTGAATGCCGAGCAAAAAATATTTAAAGTGCCTCCGAAACCCTTGCCGGAATTTCCCCGCTTTGATCCCGATAGATTTAACACCATCACGCCATTGATTAAAAAACGATTGAAAAAAATCATTGAGATATTGGTGCACAATCGGCTGAAAAAAGGTTTCGGCAACGGGGTTATTTTCCGCACGATTTTTTTTGTTTTCAGGTTCATCGGCCCACAAATTCTCGCAGGAAGAGTGACCAGGATCATAGAGGATGAGATCAGGAAGGAGTTTGTTGCCTATGGGCTTTTAGGTGAATAA